The following proteins are co-located in the Eleginops maclovinus isolate JMC-PN-2008 ecotype Puerto Natales chromosome 1, JC_Emac_rtc_rv5, whole genome shotgun sequence genome:
- the emilin3a gene encoding LOW QUALITY PROTEIN: EMILIN-3 (The sequence of the model RefSeq protein was modified relative to this genomic sequence to represent the inferred CDS: inserted 1 base in 1 codon), with protein MHFVSPLVLVTLFLLLIEAKFYRPLQFNQYKAGPTPYHEQGKPTSRHKNHCAYVVEKTVSFTVQDGAAPYVKAEYNKCSWGQKCPTLQYRLMYKPLFKVAHKTVTELEWRCCPGYSGYGCMEGHPVYQQPMKMMPPFKGPPMKGPQYKGPPMKGPQYTGPMSKGPMFKGPPINTVMKANPWSQKGPPTGSFNYQMRQFGPPRTSSYPETSFEPESMPEHQGPNQPEHEEPHHTEHEEPYHTEHEEPYHTEHEEPHHTEHTQEHGQEHELGRPEDHIAEEVPAPPSGGEQPEGPAVDSETEERIYRMEEDVQRLDQGLKTLSGTVNGLEESLRASLREDANRMLSALLSAAPGPAGASGPSTVGFVEIPLGGPEAEGLDGKTVFPGLTELNGRVDELRTALQAKTLELQELKATVTGHDGALKKMSAGVISDSTPSLDGGPQIAIENLMDGKLSEARSEILGGFEIRVKSAEDRCXEKAGDLRRQCQREQSERQEQMEDALEGSNTDLRSELRNLHTQIQGLKASGNCSSRVGGLVERVQSLETSVAGLNQSQGHLRVELGGHKDHIEGMLEGRLGYVEAKLNVTGQLKNNSSARSVFPDAGKGVEARMEGKLLALEGRLVMALEELGNTTSPAQLEGHAVPTLETEMDSIRERLEVDVDRLQRQLSSLEIRCTSSSTKTPSGIQGDSASNLSEEQNVKEALDMQGDRLKRLNVTLQTVLKRLHQQEQAEGDYPVQGELTILKFNVRSVNHTLKDLQDTLGTVVHQVGQANSSWQQSEASLAKQIKGVVQLVGHQASMLGAGERRLTRVKGELQGMRRRLAEEVRGCRSTAMGVRKEVTEVGGRVASVEDQCKGLNYLAEDLERIREELEKQSSGLLVQVNGTLSSHAQQLLELRGEVRNCTAQLEPMQHRSEPELVRGDTFALN; from the exons ATGCATTTTGTGAGTCCTCTCGTGTTGgtgactttatttttgttgctgATTGAAGCTAAGTTCTACAGACCTCTCCAGTTTAACCAGTACAAAGCTGGGCCCACTCCATACCATGAGCAGGGGAAACCCACCAGCAGACACAA GAACCACTGCGCCTATGTGGTTGAAAAGACGGTGTCCTTCACCGTGCAGGACGGGGCAGCTCCATATGTGAAGGCCGAGTACAACAAGTGTTCCTGGGGTCAAAAATGTCCAACTCTCCA GTATCGTCTGATGTACAAACCGTTGTTCAAGGTGGCTCATAAGACCGTCACAGAGCTGGAGTGGCGTTGCTGTCCTGGATACTCCGGTTATGGCTGCATGGAGGGACATCCGGTTTACCAACAGCCCATGAAAATGATGCCACCGTTTAAGGGCCCACCAATGAAAGGCCCACAGTACAAGGGACCACCAATGAAAGGCCCGCAGTACACAGGTCCCATGTCTAAGGGTCCTATGTTCAAGGGTCCACCTATTAACACCGTCATGAAGGCTAACCCATGGAGTCAGAAAGGGCCTCCCACCGGCAGCTTTAACTACCAAATGCGGCAGTTTGGGCCTCCGAGGACCTCGTCCTACCCAGAAACCTCCTTCGAGCCAGAGTCCATGCCAGAGCACCAAGGGCCAAATCAACCAGAACACGAGGAACCACATCACACAGAACACGAGGAGCCATATCACACAGAACACGAGGAGCCATATCACACAGAACATGAGGAGCCACATCATACTGAGCACACCCAAGAACACGGTCAGGAACATGAGCTTGGCAGACCTGAGGATCACATCGCAGAAGAAGTCCCTGCTCCTCCCTCTGGGGGTGAACAGCCTGAAG GCCCGGCTGTAGACAGCGAGACCGAGGAGCGAATATATCGGATGGAGGAGGATGTGCAGCGTCTAGACCAGGGCCTGAAGACCCTGAGCGGGACTGTGAATGGACTGGAAGAAAGTCTCCGAGCCTCGCTGAGAGAGGACGCCAACAGGATGCTGTCGGCTCTGCTCTCCGCTGCCCCCGGTCCAGCTGGCGCCTCCGGTCCGTCCACTGTCGGGTTTGTAGAGATTCCTTTGGGAGGGCCTGAAGCAGAGGGTCTGGATGGCAAAACGGTGTTTCCAGGGCTGACAGAGCTGAACGGGAGGGTGGATGAACTGAGGACGGCACTGCAGGCCAAGACATTAGAGCTGCAGGAACTCAAAGCAACTGTGACAGGACATGACGGAGCCCTGAAGAAGATGTCAGCAGGAGTTATATCAGACTCCACTCCCAGTCTTGACGGAGGTCCGCAGATAGCTATAGAGAACCTGATGGATGGCAAACTGAGTGAAGCCAGGTCGGAAATTCTTGGAGGATTTGAGATACGTGTGAAGAGCGCAGAGGACCGAT GAGAGAAAGCTGGGGATCTGCGTCGTCAGTGCCAGAGGGAGCAGAGCGAGAGGCAGGAGCAGATGGAGGACGCTCTGGAGGGAAGCAACACAGACCTGAGGTCAGAGCTCAGAAACCTCCACACGCAGATCCAAGGTCTGAAGGCTTCAGGGAACTGCTCCAGTAGAGTGGGTGGGCTGGTTGAACGGGTGCAGAGCCTGGAAACATCAGTGGCAGGCCTCAACCAGTCCCAGGGGCACCTGAGGGTGGAGCTGGGCGGACACAAAGACCACATAGAGGGGATGCTGGAGGGGCGTCTGGGGTATGTGGAGGCCAAGCTCAATGTGACCGGGCAGCTTAAAAACAACAGTTCTGCAAGGAGTGTGTTCCCTGACGCAGGAAAGGGTGTGGAGGCCAGGATGGAGGGTAAGCTGCTGGCTCTGGAGGGCCGTTTAGTGATGGCGTTAGAGGAGCTGGGTAACACCACGTCCCCCGCACAGCTGGAGGGTCATGCTGTTCCTACTCTGGAGACGGAGATGGACTCCATCAGAGAGAGACTGGAAGTGGATGTGGACAGACTGCAGAGGCAACTGAGCAGCCTTGAGATTCGCTGCACCTCTTCCTCTACTAAAACACCGTCTGGCATCCAAGGAGACTCTGCCTCCAATCTATCAGAGGAGCAGAACGTGAAGGAGGCACTGGACATGCAAGGAGACCGTTTAAAGAGGCTCAACGTCACCCTGCAGACCGTCCTGAAGCGTCTGCACCAGCAGGAACAAGCAGAGGGAGATTATCCTGTCCAGGGGGAGCTCACAATCCTCAAGTTCAATGTGCGCTCAGTCAACCACACCCTCAAAGACCTCCAGGACACTCTGGGGACAGTCGTCCATCAGGTGGGACAAGCCAACAGCTCCTGGCAACAGAGCGAAGCGAGTCTGGCCAAGCAGATAAAGGGCGTGGTGCAGCTGGTCGGACATCAGGCCTCCATGCTCGGTGCAGGCGAGCGCAGACTGACCCGGGTTAAAGGGGAGCTGCAGGGGATGAGGAGGCGGCTGGCTGAGGAGGTGCGGGGCTGCCGGAGCACAGCGATGGGGGTCAGGAAAGAGGTGACGGAGGTCGGAGGACGCGTTGCCAGTGTGGAGGACCAGTGTAAGGGCCTGAATTACCTGGCAGAGGACCTAGAGAGGATCagggaggagctggagaaacAGTCGAGCGGTCTACTGGTGCAAGTCAACGGGACGCTCTCCAGCCACGCTCAGCAGCTGTTGGAGCTCAGGGGGGAAGTCAGAAACTGCACCGCCCAGCTGGAGCCAATGCAACACAGGTCAGAGCCGGAGCTGGTGCGAGGAGACACCTTCGCTTTGAATTAG
- the samd10a gene encoding sterile alpha motif domain-containing protein 10a: MAVDAASSFSFCRPAVEYRALPEDFKHQLSRRTGGNLTWHDGRGQKSAGGRTVKLLKQPGTEALQYRSRDNYGIYHTSPTQPSLIQPVVMWSQQDVCKWLKKHCPHNYLTYVEAFSQHAITGRALLRLNGEKLQRMGLVQETLRQELLQQVLQLQVQEEGRNLQMLSRSQGSFGRIS, encoded by the exons ATGGCTGTGGACG CAGCATCCAGTTTCAGTTTCTGCAGGCCAGCCGTGGAGTACCGAGCTCTGCCCGAGGACTTCAAGCACCAGCTGAGCCGACGCACAGGCGGGAATCTAACCTGGCACGACGGCCGCGGGCAGAAGTCAGCAGGAGGCCGGACGGTGAAGCTGCTGAAGCAGCCGGGCACCGAGGCCCTGCAG taccgctcccgtGATAATTATGGGATATATCACACGAGCCCGACGCAGCCCAGCCTGATCCAGCCCGTGGTCATGTGGTCTCAGCAGGATGTGTGTAAATGGCTGAAGAAGCACTGTCCGCACAACTACCTGACCTACGTGGAGGCGTTCTCGCAGCACGCCATCACAG gCCGTGCGCTGCTGCGTCTGAACGGGGAGAAGCTGCAGAGGATGGGTCTGGTGCAGGAGACGCTGCggcaggagctgctgcagcaggtgTTGCAGCTGCAGGTGCAGGAGGAGGGCCGCAACCTGCAGATGCTCAGCAGATCGCAGG GCTCCTTTGGAAGGATATCGTAG